AACTCCCTCTTGAATCGTGATCTTGTCATCGGCGCTGGGCAGCACCCAGGTACCTTCGTTCTGGCTGAATGAGGAACGGACGTGCAACGGCACTCCGAAGCGGCGGGCGTATTCCACGCAGCGCAGGTGCAGGATCTTGGCCCCCGAGGCCGCGAGCTCGAGCATTTCCTCACTGGAGATGCGGTCGATCTTCCGGGCGGCCGGAACAACCCGCGGATCCGCGGTATAGATCCCGTCAACGTCGGTGAAAATCTCGCAGACGTCGGCGTCGAGGGCGGCGGCCAGCGCCACGGCGGTGGTGTCCGAGCCGCCGCGGCCCAGCGTGGTGATCTCGTTCGTGGTGCGGCTCATCCCTTGGAAGCCCGCGACGATGGCGATGTGTCCCTTGTCCAGGGCCGTGCGGATCCGGTGCGGGTCGACGTCGATGATCCGGGCCTTGCCGTGGATGCCGTCGGTGATCATGCCGGCCTGGGAACCGGTGAAAGACTGGGCCGAGGCGCCGTACTTGTTGATGGCCATCGCGAGCAGGGCCATGGAGATGCGCTCGCCGGCGGAAAGGAGCATGTCCATTTCCCTGGCCGGGGCGGAATCGGTCACCTGGGCAGCCAGGTCGAGGAGTTCATCGGTGGTGTCGCCCATGGCGGACACGACGACGACGACTTCGTCGCCGGAGTTGTGGGCGTCCACGACGCGCCGGGCGACCCGCTTGATCCCTTCCGCGTCCGCGACGGAGGAGCCGCCGAACTTCTTCACCACCAGGTGTTTGGTGGCGCCAGGCTTCACGGGCAGCTGCAGCGGCTGCGTTCCGGGATGGACTTCGGTAGTGGACAAACTCATGCGCGCACCCTCACTGGATCATCGGGGTTCTGGGCCAGCCAGCCAAACGGCGACGGCGGACTCTCCCTTGAGTTTATCGCCGCCGGGGCCCGGAAATGAATTGTGACCGAAATGCCGGACTGGGCTGCCTCCGGCGCGGGGCGGGGAGGGGCTGCCGGACCACGGATCGGGCCCCGCGGCCGGACCACGGATGGACATGCTCAGTGTTCGCGCCCAGGAATGGACATAATGCCACTATGTCCATTCCTGGGCGGACCGGATGGGCATGCCCGGAGAGGGACGTTGCGCATGTCCATCCGTGGGCCGACCGGATGGGCATGCCCGGCGAGGGACGCGGAGCAGGGGCCTCAGAGGCCACACGGGTCACCAGGGTCGCGAGGCGGGGTGGGCCGGGCGGGCTACCAGGAACGGTCGAGCCGATATCGCCAGGACGGAAGCTCCTTGCCAGCGGTGTCCTCTGCTGCCGTGAAATAGCGGTCGGGCTCGAAGCCCAGTCCTTCCAGCAGACGCCGCGAAGGCAGATTGGGTTCGTAGACGCCGGCAAAGACCGTCCGGCTTCCGCCGGCGAACAGCCACCCAACGAGGGCGGCGGCGGCTTCCCGGCCGAGTCCGAGTCCATGGTGTTCCGGGTGCAGGATGTAGCCCAGGCTGGCCGCATCTGCTGGGATCCGGCCGGGGGCCGGGAGCCGGGGGTCTGCCGTGTTCCAGGTCCGGCCGTCCCCGATGACCTCCCCGCTGGCCCGCAGTTCGATGGCCCAGCCGATGTTGAACCACTCGGCGGTGGAGGCCTCGGCCGCGGCCAGCGCCGTCCTCAGCCGGGCCGTGTTCTCCGCGGGGCTGAGTGCCGCATGTGACAGATAGCGCGTGGCGTCCGGGTCGCCGCGGAACCGCAGGAGGGCGGGGCCGTCGTCGGCCGTCAGCGGACGCAGGGTCAGGCGTTCGGTGCGCAGCGGGCCGGGCGCGCCGGGGAGGGCTGTCACGGCCCCTGTCAGCTCAGGGCGTTGCGGCGGCCTTCGAAGGCGCGGCCCAGGGTGACTTCGTCGGCGTACTCGAGGTCTCCGCCAACGGGAAGGCCCGACGCGAGCCGGGTGACGGCGATGCCGATCGACTTGAGCATCCGGGCGAGGTAGGTGGCCGTGGCTTCTCCCTCGAGGTTGGGGTCGGTCGCGATGATGATTTCCTGGATGGCGCCGTCGTTGAGCCGGGTCAGCAGCTCGCGGATCCGCAGTTGTTCCGGACCGATGCCGGCGATCGGATTGATGGCGCCGCCCAGCACGTGGTACCGGCCGCGGAAGGACCGGGTGCGTTCCACCGCCAGGACGTCCTTGGACTCCTCCACGACGCAGATGATGGAGGGGTCGCGGCGCGGATCCCGGCAGATGTTGCAGAGTTCCTGCTCGGTGACGTTGCCGCAGACGGTGCAGAACTTCACCCGCTCCTTGACCGTCGTAATGGCCTCGACCAGGCGCTTCATGTCCTGCGGATCAGCTTCGAGGATGTGGAAGGCGAGCCGCTGGGCCGACTTGGGCCCGACGCCGGGGAGGCGGCCGAGCTCATCGATCAGCTCCTGAACTGCACCTTCGTACACAATTTCCTCGTTCGTTTGGGGGAGGGGAGGCCTGGTCGGCCGCCGGGAGGGCTAGAAGCGCGGCGCCAGCGGGCTTCCGTCCAAGGAGCGCTCTTCGATCAGCTTCCCGCCCAGAATACGCTCGACGGCGGCGCGGCCGAACACGCCCGATTCCTCGATCGTTTCGTCGTCGGCGCTGGGGATGTCCTGTTCGTAGTTCGTGGCGGCAACTGCCGCGCGCGCCGGCGCCTTGGCACGGCCGGCCTCTGCTTCGGGGCTGTTGGACAGCCGCTGGTAGAGGCTCTGCCGTCCGGAGGCCGGAGGCGCGCCCACCGGGGCCGTGGCCACAACCGAGGACGCCGCCACCGTAATGACCGCGGGTCCGGCGGCAGCGGAGACGAGCTGCGGCGCAGGCGTGCGTTCCGCCGAGCCGGCGTGTCCGGAGCCGCCCGGGAAAGCGCCGACCGGCTCCGGAATCTGCGCAGCCGCAGGCTCATAGTGCGGCGGCTCTGGTTCCGGGCTCTGCCGCGCCGCCTCCTGGGTGGTCTCCGGGGAAGGGTGCCGCCCGACGTTCAACTCGGTGCCAACGCTCCAGACCCCGGGGGATTGCTCGACGGCGCGTGCCCACGGGTCGGCGGCGGTGTCCGGGGCAGCCGCGGCAGGGGTGCCGGCCGGGCCGGCCGCCGGCGCTGCGGCGGACCCTGCGGCGGGTGCGCCTGCGGCGGCCCGTGGGCGTGGTGCGGTCCGCGCTGGTGCGGATGCCGCTGGGGGAGCGGCCCGGACGGCGGGCGGGGCCGAAGGATCCCAGTCCATCGGCGGCTCTTCGTCCAGAGGCGGAGCGTCTTCATCCCGCGGCGGCCCCCAATCGTCATCCGGGTAGGAGTACGAACCGACCGCATCAGGATTCGCCCCACCGGACGACCCGGCGGGCGGCCCGGCCTGCTGAGTGTCCTCCGCGGCGGGTCTGGCGGGCTGAGGCTCTGGCTGCTGGGCATGCTGCGGCGCCTGGGCAGCCGTCGTTGCAGCGGTTGCAGGTGCCAGGCTCTCCCCGTTTCCGGCCGCCGCCGCGGCTTCGGGTGCCCCATCCGATGCGGGTACACCCCCGGCCGCTGCGGGGGCCAGACCCCAGGCAACGTCCGCAGAGGTTGCCGGGGCCTGCTCCCGGCTAGCGGGAACTTTTGGGTTTGGCTCAGAGCTCGCTGCGCTGCTGGAGCCGCCGGCTACGGCCGTGATCTGGCAGTCGATGCCGATCGTTTTGTGGATTGCCTGGCGCAGGTTCTCCGCGTGGTCCGCGCGTCCAAAGGCGCCGGCGAGCCCGGAGGTGGTGAAGGACAGCGTCAGTTGCTGGCCCTCGAAGTGGCCGACCTGGGCGTTGGGTTCGACGAGCGCCCACGTGCTGCGCTTGATCTTCGTCAGAGTCTGCAGGATCTCAGGCCAGGCCCGGCGAAGGACCTCGACGTCGGGTCCGGAGCCCGCAGCAGGTGCGGCCGGGGCGGACGGCACCGTGGACGCGGCCGCTGCCGGGACGTCGGCAGCCGGGCGTTCGGCCGGTGCCGAGTGGGCCGGCGCCGCGTTGGCGGTTTCTTCGGGCACGGAGGCCAGCGGTGCCTGCTCCGGACGGCTTGCCTGTGCGGGCTGCAACGCCGGGGCAGGCTGTTCTGCCCGGGCGCGCTCCGGCGCCGGTGCGGGAACGGGGCGCGTGGCGCCTTTCGCGGCCGTGGGTTCCTCCACCGGCCAGTCGTTGGTGCTGACCCGAGGCGCCGTAAGCGGCGGCCTTTGCTGCTGCATTTCCTGCGCGCCCGGTGCCGGCGCCGGTGCCTGCGCCGCGGGGGCAGCGGGTGCAGAAACCGGTGGGGCCGCTGCCGGCGCGGGTGCCGCCATCGGGGCGGATCGGGCCGGCGCCGCGGAGGCCGTCCCGGCGGCGGGAGTTCCGACGTCGTTCCCGGCGTAATTCAGGCGCCGCTCCACGCGGTCAATCCGGGCGGCGATCCCGCGTTCGGTCTGTTCCGAGCTCGGCAATAGGATGCGGGCACAAAGCAGTTCCAGGTGCAGGCGCGGCGACGTCGCGCCGGTCATCTCGGTGAGCGCGGTGTTGGTGACATCGGCAGCCCGGGAAAGCTCGGAGGCGCCGAGGTTGTGGGCCTGGTTCTGCATCCGGGCGATCTGGTCCGCCGGCATGCCGCGGAGGATCGACTGCGCGCTCTCCGGCATGGCCTGCACGATGATCAGGTCGCGGAAACGCTCGAGCAGGTCCTCGACGAAGCGGCGCGGGTCGTGGCCGGTCTGGATGACGCGATCCACGGCGCGGAACACGGTGGCGGCGTCGGAGGCGGCAACGGCCTCGACGACGTCGTCCAAGAGGGAGGCGTGTGTGTAACCCAGCAGGGCCACGGCCAGTTCGTAGTCCAGCCCGTTCGGGCCGGCGCCGGCCATGAGCTGGTCCAGCACGGAGAGCGAGTCGCGCACGGAGCCGCCGCCGGCTCGGATGACAAGCGAGAGCACGCCGGGAGCCACCGGGACGTTCTCCTGCTTGCAGAGCAGTTCAAGGTACGCCATTAAGGGCTCCGGCGGTACCAGCCGGAACGGGTAGTGGTGGGTGCGGGACCGGATGGTGCCGATCACCTTGTCCGGCTCCGTTGTGGCAAAGATGAACTTGATGTGTTCCGGCGGCTCTTCGACGATTTTGAGCAGCGCGTTGAAGCCGGCCGACGTGACCATGTGGGCTTCGTCGATGATGAAGATTTTGTAGCGGTCGCGGACCGGGGCGTAGGTGGCGCGTTCGCGCAGGTCGCGGGCGTCGTCCACGCCACCGTGGCTGGCGGCGTCGATCTCGATCACGTCGAGCGAGCCCGCACCGCCGCGTGCCAGTTCAACGCAGCTGGGGCAGGCGCCGCAAGGGGTGTCCGTGGGGCCTTCGGCGCAGTTCAGGCAGCGCGCCAAGATGCGGGCGGACGTCGTTTTGCCGCAGCCGCGGGGGCCGGAAAAGAGGTAGGCATGGTTGACGCGGTTCTTCCGCAGGGCCGTCATCAGCGGGTCGGTGACGTGCTCCTGCCCGATAACGTCCGCGAACGAATCGGGGCGGTACCTGCGGTAAAGAGCGGTAGTAACAGTCACAGCTAAACCCTACCAATCGGCACAGACATAAAAGACCCCCCATGCACCCGCCAGAGCCCATTTACCCTTGCTACCTTCCGGTCCTGGGGGAGTTCAACAGGATGACGCCACATGAGGGGCCGTCGACTACTTTACCCGACGATCGGGCCTGCCTCGAATCCGCCCTTGTCGCCGGGGGACATGCCCAATTTTCGGTCGGACCGGAGGGCTCAATTGGTCGAAGCCGGGAATGTCAGGTAGTCTAGTATCTGCTTTTGATTCAGAAGCTACTGGAGAATTCGCCTAGCGGCCTATGGCGCACGCCTGGAACGCGTGTTGGGTTAACGCCCTCGGGGGTTCAAATCCCCCATTCTCCGCGTTTGGCCCCGGTCCCTCGGACCGGGGCCTTTTTGCGTCCCGGAACTCGCGGCTAGCGCTCCCCGGCCCGCAGTCTGCTGCGTTCCGGCCCGCAGCTGCCCGGCCCGCAGCTAACCCGGATACCCCAGGCGGCGCAGCCGCTGGCGTGCAGCCTGCTCGCTCGGTCCAACCCGGCCCAGGGCAAGATGGACGACTCCCAGCGTGGCCTTCGTGGCAAGCTTCACCGGCAGAGGAAGTGGTCCCAGCCGTGCGGTCCGCAGCCCCAGCATCTCCCGGTATTTGGGCTCAAGGCTGGCCACCGCCGCCGCGAACAGCACCCGGTAGCCGGGCCGGAGAGCCGGGTGGAGCGGGGGATCCCGGATGAAGGCCACGGTCTCGGCGACTCTGTCGCCGGAACTGAGCACGCCGTCGTCGTACCAGCGATCGAGCTGCCGGCGCATGTCAGCTTCGCTCAGCGGCGGCGACTCGACCCCCATGAGGGTCCCCGCCTGCGCCCATTCGCGCACGTACGCGTCCGGGCCGCCCGGAATCGGCCGGCCCCAGAGCTTGTGCGCGGACAGGAAGGCATCGGTGAAGGCGATGTGAACCCAGCTCAGCAGCTCAGGATCGTTGGCCGCATAGGGCCGGACCACGCCGTGGCCGTCGACATAGTCGCCGCGCACCGACTCGTGCAGGCGGAGCACCCAGTTCGAGGCGGCACGCGCGGCGTCCGTGGACCCGTAGGTGACCGTGAAGATCCAGCGGATGGTGCCGGCGAGCCGGCCCAGGGGGTCTTCGCGGAAGCGGGAATGGTCGTGGACCCCGGCCAGGGCGCCAGGGTGCAGCGCCTGCATCAGCAGGGCGCGGATGCCGGCGACAATCGTCGGCATATCCCCATGGACGGCCCAGACGGCGGACCCGGGAAGGTGATAGCCGGCGTCGGAGCCTTCCGCGAGGCGGCCCACCCACTCCGGAACCGCATCCCGGGTCCCGGTGAACGTCTGCTTGAGCTCGGCCTGCCACTCCCTGAGGACATTGCGCATACTCCTATTCTTACCCGGCCCGGCCGGAGGTCCTACGCGCTTGCGCGGGCAGCGCTACTGGGACGCCACCCAAGTCGCCGAACGGTGGCGTGAAGATGCCGCGGAAGCGCCGGAAACCGCGGATTTCGGAGGTTCACAGACCCAGTCGATTGTGGTCCCATAGGAGGGTGAGTCCGTTGAGATTGGGGTCTGGCGGACAGAATGCAGGAGTCACGTCGTGGGAAAACACTGGGGAAACTCAACGAGTGAGCTGTCCAAAACTTCAGGAGTAGTTGCGCGCGCTCTGGCGGCAGCAACGGGCCTCGCCCTTGCGGTGCTGGTCTTCGGGCCCACCGTGCCCGTCGGAACATCGGCCCGCGAGGCGCCTCAACCGCCGCTGGCCACGGGTTCCGTGGGACCGGGATTCCTGGAGCCGGAGGGCAACGCGCCGGATGGGGGCGGAAAGTCCGCCCCGACCGTTCCTGATGCGCTGACCGCTGACGGCCGCGCCCTCGTTTCGTTCGCCCGGACCACGGTCCGGACGGCGTCCAAGGAGGGCAAAGTCGAACTCCGTCTGGCCTCGGCCGGCCTGTCGCGTCCGCCGAAAGGCTTCCTGATGGCCCCGCTCGAGGTGCTGGTGGCATCGTCCCCGTTTGGCCTGCGCACCAGCCCCTTGACCGGAACCGCCGGGGAATTCCACTGGGGCCAGGACTTTGCCGCCCCGTGCGGCACCCGGGTATATTCGGCCGACGCCGGTGTGGTGCGTGCCGTCGGATGGCATCCCTGGGGCGGCGGCAACCGGGTCGAAATCGACCACGGGAACGGCCTGATCACCACGTACAACCACCTCGAAGGCATCGCCGTGAAGAAAGGGGAATCGGTGGGCGTGGATGAGGTCATTGCCAAGGTGGGAACGACGGGCTCCTCCACCGGCTGCCACCTCCACTTTGAGACGATCCTCAACGGCTCGCACACCAACCCCCTTGACTGGAAATTCCTTCCGACCCGCCAGGTGGACCAGCTCGACGACATCCAGATGGTCAGCTACAGCCCGTCCAGCGCCAGCACGGACTGGGCCGTCCCCGTGACCGAAAACCAGGCCGGTGCGGTCACCGGCGGGGTTCAGGAGGCAACACGTGCCGCCGTCGCGGCCTCGCCCGCCGCGTCGCCGCCGCCGACGAGTGCGCTCGCGGAAACCACTCCCAGCCCCACCGTCACCCCAACGCCGACGGTTACGCCAACGCCGACGGTTACGCCAACCCCTACGCCCACCCCGACGGTTGCGGAGGTAACGCCGACCCCGACGGTTACGCCGACCCCGACCGTCACCCCAACCCCTACGCCGACGGTTGCGGAGGTCACCCCGCCCCCGACGGTTACGCTGACCCCCACCGTCACCCCAACGCCGACGCCGAGTGTTACGCCGACGCCGCCTCCCAGCCCTGCGGCGACCGAAACGCCGTCGGCCCCTGCCGACGATGTGACGCCGGCAGCTACCGCGCCTGCCGTGACCGCGACCCCGCCCGCCGTGACTGCGCCCACGGTGACGGCAGCCCCGCAGGAGACGGCCGCCACGAAGCCGACAGCCTCCTTGGAACCCACGGCGTCGCCCAAACCCTAGGAACGTCATAGCCGTACCAAAGTCCGCGGCAGCCCGCGGACCCATACCCTCGCGCCGCGGTGCCGAACCACAAGGTGAACCGCCTTTGCACCCAAACCCGCGAGGAAACCCCCAATGACATCCCTGTATTCCATCCCGCTGACCCTCAACGACGGCACCGAAACGGACTTTGGCCGATTCAGGGGCCAGGTAGTGCTGGTTGTAAACGTGGCTTCCCAGTGCGGCTTTACGCCGCAGTACGCCGGGCTGGAGGCACTCCACAACAAGTTCCGCGAGGAAGGCTTCACGGTACTCGGCGTTCCCTGCAACCAGTTCGCCGGACAGGAGCCCGGAGCCGACGCCGAAATTGCCGAGTTCTGCCAGCGCAACTTCGGCGTGACGTTTCCGCTCACCACCAAGGCCGATGTCCGTGGCCGGCACCAACATCCGTTGTACGCCCGGCTGACCCGGTTCAAGAAGGGTCTGTTGCCGGGGCTCGTGAAGTGGAATTTTGAGAAGTTCCTGGTCAACCGCGACGGCGAGATCGTCGCCCGCTTCGCCCCCACCGTCGAGCCCGACTCACCGGAGGTCATTGAGGCTGTCCGCCAGGCGCTCGCCTGAGCCTCCGCCTGCCCATCGCGGGCAAGCCGTCGGGCAGGCATCGGCACGAGAACAGGAAGCGCAAGGGGGCTACGGACCCTATTTGTAAGCATGCTTCCGGCCTAGACTGACGAGACCCTCCAACATTCCGGCCTCACCCGCGGCGCAAACGCGTCCCCCGTTGGCATCGCAGCCGACGCAGGCCCGGAGAGGGCGCATCAGCAAGCTTCGTGAATCACAACTGGGCACTCAGCATTGGGGTCCGTGAAACCAGGAGGAAAGTGATGACAGGAAACAAAGCCGTTGCCTACAAGGGGCCAGGAAAAGTCGAACTGATTGACATCGACTACCCCACCTTCGAACTAAAGGACGGACCAGGCGTCAACCCGGCCAACGTGGGCCGGCAGGTGCGCCACGGCGTTATTCTCAAGACCGTCGCGACGAACATCTGCGGATCGGACCAGCACATGGTCCGCGGCCGCACCACCGCCCCGTCCGACTTGGTGCTGGGTCACGAAATCACCGGTGAGGTGGTGGAAGTCGGTCCCGACGTTGAGTTCATCAAGGTCGGGGACCTGTGTTCCGTCCCCTTCAACATCGCCTGCGGCCGCTGCCGGAACTGCAAGGAACGCAAGACCGGCATCTGCCTGAACGTCAACCCTGACCGTCCGGGCAGCGCCTACGGCTACGTGGACATGGGCGGCTGGGTCGGTGGCCAGGCCAACTACGTGCTGGTCCCGTACGCGGACTGGAATCTGCTGAAGTTCCCGGACAAGGACCAGGCGATGGAGAAGATCCTGGATCTGGCCATGCTCTCGGACATCTTCCCCACCGGTTTCCACGGCGCCGTCTCGGCCGGCGTGGGCGTCGGGTCGACGGTGTATGTCGCGGGTGCCGGACCGGTCGGCCTTGCAGCCGCCACCAGCGCCCAACTGCTGGGTGCCGCCGTCGTGATCGTCGGTGACATGAACGAGGACCGGTTGAAGCAGGCGCGCAGCTTCGGCTGTGAGACCGTCGACCTGTCCAAGGGCGGACCGGCGGAACAGATCG
The nucleotide sequence above comes from Arthrobacter sp. KBS0702. Encoded proteins:
- the fdhA gene encoding formaldehyde dehydrogenase, glutathione-independent, which produces MTGNKAVAYKGPGKVELIDIDYPTFELKDGPGVNPANVGRQVRHGVILKTVATNICGSDQHMVRGRTTAPSDLVLGHEITGEVVEVGPDVEFIKVGDLCSVPFNIACGRCRNCKERKTGICLNVNPDRPGSAYGYVDMGGWVGGQANYVLVPYADWNLLKFPDKDQAMEKILDLAMLSDIFPTGFHGAVSAGVGVGSTVYVAGAGPVGLAAATSAQLLGAAVVIVGDMNEDRLKQARSFGCETVDLSKGGPAEQIEQILGVPEVDCGVDAVGFEAKGHGHDAKEAPATVLNSLMELTAAGGALGIPGLYVTGDPGGVDEAAKKGALSLSLGTGWAKSLSFTTGQCPVMKYNRGLMMAILHDRVHIAKNVNAKSITLEDAPKGYAEFDAGAATKYVLNPNGYLS
- a CDS encoding GNAT family N-acetyltransferase codes for the protein MTALPGAPGPLRTERLTLRPLTADDGPALLRFRGDPDATRYLSHAALSPAENTARLRTALAAAEASTAEWFNIGWAIELRASGEVIGDGRTWNTADPRLPAPGRIPADAASLGYILHPEHHGLGLGREAAAALVGWLFAGGSRTVFAGVYEPNLPSRRLLEGLGFEPDRYFTAAEDTAGKELPSWRYRLDRSW
- a CDS encoding M23 family metallopeptidase, with protein sequence MGKHWGNSTSELSKTSGVVARALAAATGLALAVLVFGPTVPVGTSAREAPQPPLATGSVGPGFLEPEGNAPDGGGKSAPTVPDALTADGRALVSFARTTVRTASKEGKVELRLASAGLSRPPKGFLMAPLEVLVASSPFGLRTSPLTGTAGEFHWGQDFAAPCGTRVYSADAGVVRAVGWHPWGGGNRVEIDHGNGLITTYNHLEGIAVKKGESVGVDEVIAKVGTTGSSTGCHLHFETILNGSHTNPLDWKFLPTRQVDQLDDIQMVSYSPSSASTDWAVPVTENQAGAVTGGVQEATRAAVAASPAASPPPTSALAETTPSPTVTPTPTVTPTPTVTPTPTPTPTVAEVTPTPTVTPTPTVTPTPTPTVAEVTPPPTVTLTPTVTPTPTPSVTPTPPPSPAATETPSAPADDVTPAATAPAVTATPPAVTAPTVTAAPQETAATKPTASLEPTASPKP
- a CDS encoding DNA polymerase III subunit gamma and tau, with amino-acid sequence MTVTTALYRRYRPDSFADVIGQEHVTDPLMTALRKNRVNHAYLFSGPRGCGKTTSARILARCLNCAEGPTDTPCGACPSCVELARGGAGSLDVIEIDAASHGGVDDARDLRERATYAPVRDRYKIFIIDEAHMVTSAGFNALLKIVEEPPEHIKFIFATTEPDKVIGTIRSRTHHYPFRLVPPEPLMAYLELLCKQENVPVAPGVLSLVIRAGGGSVRDSLSVLDQLMAGAGPNGLDYELAVALLGYTHASLLDDVVEAVAASDAATVFRAVDRVIQTGHDPRRFVEDLLERFRDLIIVQAMPESAQSILRGMPADQIARMQNQAHNLGASELSRAADVTNTALTEMTGATSPRLHLELLCARILLPSSEQTERGIAARIDRVERRLNYAGNDVGTPAAGTASAAPARSAPMAAPAPAAAPPVSAPAAPAAQAPAPAPGAQEMQQQRPPLTAPRVSTNDWPVEEPTAAKGATRPVPAPAPERARAEQPAPALQPAQASRPEQAPLASVPEETANAAPAHSAPAERPAADVPAAAASTVPSAPAAPAAGSGPDVEVLRRAWPEILQTLTKIKRSTWALVEPNAQVGHFEGQQLTLSFTTSGLAGAFGRADHAENLRQAIHKTIGIDCQITAVAGGSSSAASSEPNPKVPASREQAPATSADVAWGLAPAAAGGVPASDGAPEAAAAAGNGESLAPATAATTAAQAPQHAQQPEPQPARPAAEDTQQAGPPAGSSGGANPDAVGSYSYPDDDWGPPRDEDAPPLDEEPPMDWDPSAPPAVRAAPPAASAPARTAPRPRAAAGAPAAGSAAAPAAGPAGTPAAAAPDTAADPWARAVEQSPGVWSVGTELNVGRHPSPETTQEAARQSPEPEPPHYEPAAAQIPEPVGAFPGGSGHAGSAERTPAPQLVSAAAGPAVITVAASSVVATAPVGAPPASGRQSLYQRLSNSPEAEAGRAKAPARAAVAATNYEQDIPSADDETIEESGVFGRAAVERILGGKLIEERSLDGSPLAPRF
- a CDS encoding oxygenase MpaB family protein, whose product is MRNVLREWQAELKQTFTGTRDAVPEWVGRLAEGSDAGYHLPGSAVWAVHGDMPTIVAGIRALLMQALHPGALAGVHDHSRFREDPLGRLAGTIRWIFTVTYGSTDAARAASNWVLRLHESVRGDYVDGHGVVRPYAANDPELLSWVHIAFTDAFLSAHKLWGRPIPGGPDAYVREWAQAGTLMGVESPPLSEADMRRQLDRWYDDGVLSSGDRVAETVAFIRDPPLHPALRPGYRVLFAAAVASLEPKYREMLGLRTARLGPLPLPVKLATKATLGVVHLALGRVGPSEQAARQRLRRLGYPG
- the recR gene encoding recombination mediator RecR yields the protein MYEGAVQELIDELGRLPGVGPKSAQRLAFHILEADPQDMKRLVEAITTVKERVKFCTVCGNVTEQELCNICRDPRRDPSIICVVEESKDVLAVERTRSFRGRYHVLGGAINPIAGIGPEQLRIRELLTRLNDGAIQEIIIATDPNLEGEATATYLARMLKSIGIAVTRLASGLPVGGDLEYADEVTLGRAFEGRRNALS
- a CDS encoding glutathione peroxidase — translated: MTSLYSIPLTLNDGTETDFGRFRGQVVLVVNVASQCGFTPQYAGLEALHNKFREEGFTVLGVPCNQFAGQEPGADAEIAEFCQRNFGVTFPLTTKADVRGRHQHPLYARLTRFKKGLLPGLVKWNFEKFLVNRDGEIVARFAPTVEPDSPEVIEAVRQALA
- a CDS encoding aspartate kinase, coding for MSLSTTEVHPGTQPLQLPVKPGATKHLVVKKFGGSSVADAEGIKRVARRVVDAHNSGDEVVVVVSAMGDTTDELLDLAAQVTDSAPAREMDMLLSAGERISMALLAMAINKYGASAQSFTGSQAGMITDGIHGKARIIDVDPHRIRTALDKGHIAIVAGFQGMSRTTNEITTLGRGGSDTTAVALAAALDADVCEIFTDVDGIYTADPRVVPAARKIDRISSEEMLELAASGAKILHLRCVEYARRFGVPLHVRSSFSQNEGTWVLPSADDKITIQEGVALEQPIISGVAHDRSEAKVTVVRVPDIPGKAAAIFQVIADAHSNIDMIVQNVSTHGTGRTDISFTLPIVEGADALAALRAAQAEIGFENIEYNEKIGKLSLIGAGMRSHPGVSARFFAALSEAGININMISTSEIRISVVTHADQLDDAVRAIHKAFDLDSEDEATVYGGTGR